A window of Gambusia affinis linkage group LG03, SWU_Gaff_1.0, whole genome shotgun sequence contains these coding sequences:
- the adra1aa gene encoding adrenoceptor alpha 1Aa, with amino-acid sequence MMTPASLTQNCTNCSHIFFPELRVVKTVALGMILGVFILFGVVGNILVILSVVCHRHLRTVTHYFIVNLAVADLLLSSTVLPFSAVFEILDRWVFGRVFCNIWAAVDVLCCTASIMSLCVISVDRYIGVSYPLRYPSIMTKRRALLAVMLLWVLSIIISIGPLFGWKEPAPEDESICKITEEPGYAIFSAVGSFYLPLTIILVMYCRVYVVAHRESQGLREGHKTEKSDSEQVILRIHRGNTTALEEETLRSRTHFALRLLKFSREKKAAKTLGIVVGCFVLCWLPFFLVLPIGSIFPAYRPSDTVFKITFWLGYFNSCINPIIYPCSNQEFKKAFQSLLGVQCLRTTPRPHHHHLSTSQSQTQGHSQGLTLSLDSRGAPSRLSPSSSVALSRTPSSRDSREWKVFSVGPIGGGEGPADTSRAKVAKLCNKSLRRNCCCVLSPGTPPQEAAVVGDLPTIKIHQLSLSDKGEPV; translated from the exons ATGATGACCCCGGCTTCTCTGACCCAGAACTGCACGAACTGCAGCCACATTTTCTTCCCAGAGCTCAGGGTGGTGAAGACTGTGGCTCTAGGGATGATTCTCGGTGTGTTCATCCTGTTCGGAGTGGTTGGAAACATCCTGGTCATCCTCTCTGTGGTTTGCCACCGCCACCTTCGGACGGTCActcattattttattgtcaacCTGGCAGTGGCAGACCTGCTGCTGAGCTCCACCGTGCTACCCTTCTCAGCCGTTTTTGAGATTTTGGATCGCTGGGTGTTCGGACGGGTCTTTTGTAACATTTGGGCAGCTGTGGATGTGCTCTGCTGCACGGCCTCCATCATGAGCCTCTGCGTGATTTCCGTGGACCGCTACATCGGAGTCAGTTATCCTCTGCGCTACCCCTCCATCATGACGAAGCGCAGGGCTCTTTTGGCAGTGATGCTGCTGTGGGTGCTCTCCATAATCATATCCATCGGACCATTGTTTGGTTGGAAGGAACCGGCGCCGGAGGACGAGTCCATCTGCAAGATCACAGAGGAGCCAGGATACGCCATCTTCTCAGCCGTCGGCTCCTTCTACCTCCCCCTGACCATCATTCTGGTCATGTACTGTCGAGTTTATGTCGTCGCTCACAGAGAGAGCCAGGGCCTCCGAGAGGGCCACAAGACGGAGAAGTCAGACTCGGAGCAGGTGATTCTCAGGATCCACCGTGGAAACACAACCGCACTGGAGGAGGAGACCCTGCGTAGCCGCACGCATTTCGCCTTGAGGTTACTCAAGTTTTCACGTGAGAAGAAAGCTGCAAAGACGCTGGGCATTGTGGTTGGCTGCTTTGTGTTGTGCTGGCTGCCGTTCTTCCTGGTGTTACCAATTG GCTCCATATTCCCCGCTTACAGACCTTCAGACACGGTCTTCAAGATCACCTTCTGGCTCGGCTACTTCAACAGCTGCATCAACCCCATCATCTACCCGTGCTCCAACCAGGAGTTCAAAAAGGCTTTTCAGAGTTTACTCGGAGTTCAATGTCTGAGGACGACTCCCAGGCCACACCACCACCATCTGAGCACAAGTCAAAGTCAAACCCAAGGTCACAGCCAGGGCCTCACTCTGAGCCTCGACAGCAGGGGGGCTCCCAGCAGACTCAGCCCCTCCTCGTCGGTGGCCCTTTCCAGGACTCCTTCCTCCAGGGACAGCAGGGAATGGAAAGTCTTTTCCGTGGGCCCCATCGGCGGCGGGGAGGGCCCGGCCGATACGAGCAGAGCCAAGGTGGCGAAGCTGTGCAACAAGAGCCTCCGCCGCAACTGCTGCTGCGTCCTCAGTCCTGGGACTCCCCCACAAGAAGCCGCCGTTGTTGGAGACCTTCCGACGATTAAAATCCACCAGCTTTCTCTGTCGGATAAAGGAGAGCCTGTGTAA